From the uncultured Methanomethylovorans sp. genome, the window GAACACCTTTCATAGAAGAAACATCCTTCAATGATTTCATCCTGCATTGGCTGATGGCCTTTTATTGCCTGAAATTTATTTTGGGGAAGAGCATTCCACAGAGCACGTGTATATGGGTGCCGTAAATTTTTACCTTCATTCTTAAAATCCTCTATATTCGCTACTTCTAAGATCGTACCTGCATAAAAAATCGCAATCTTATCCGATATTCTTAATGCAGCTTCTATATCATGAGTTATAAGTATCACTGCACATCCTTTATTTGCCATGTCTTTGAAGTAACTCAGTGTTTCATTCAGATTTTTTTCATCCAATCCCGGAGTAGGTTCATCTGCAATTATGAGCTTTGAAGAGTTCATCAAGGCAGTAGAAACTAGGACTCTTCTGGCCATACCCCCTGACAGTTCATGAGGAAACATTCTGTCAACATCTGCCTTCAAATCATATTTATGGAAAATATTTCTCTGCGTCTTCTTCATCAATTCTTTACTTTTCTCTTCAACACTTCCTATTACCTGATTGGAAATCCTCATTAAAGGATCAAGATAATTTACAGATTGGGGAATAAGGGCTATTTCCTTACCCCTTAATTCTTCCTTTTTCTCCTGAGTCAGGTTTTTGCCTTTATAGTCCATTTCACCATAAAGTTTCGCATTTGAAGGTAAAATTCCTAATATCGCATGTGCAAGAAGGCTTTTTCCAGAACCGCTTGATCCTACAACAGCTAAAATTTCACCGCTATAAGCTTCAATACTTAAATTTGAGATCACTTTTAATTCAGTTTGCCTAAGTCCGGAAGTATATTGAACGAAAGACAGTGAAATATCTTTTACTTTAAATAGAGCTTCACCCTTCTTCTTTCTTTCAATATTCATTTCAACTTTATTTAACATACTTCACCTCTTTTGACTTTTTTTGTGTTTTTAACATAACAAAATACCTGCAGGTCATCTATTCATGAGCTTTTTTCGGATCCATAAGCTTTGCCAGATTTTCACCGATCACATCAAATGCCAGAACTATTATTAGGAGTGATACTCCAGGGAAGAATGCAAGCCACCAGTATCCTGCTGACAAGTACTTCATAGATTCTGATAGTATTATGCCGATAGCCGGTTCGTGTGGTGAAAGTCCGAAACCCAGAAAAGTGACCGAAGCTTCATGCAAAATAGCATGTGGAAACATTAAGATCGTGCCTAATATGAACTGAGGAATTAAATGAGGCAGAAAATGTTTTACAGCTATCCACCATTTGGATTTGCCAAAATTTCTGGATATATGAATATATTCCTGGGTTTTGAGCTGTTTAATTTCTGCTCTTACTACTCTTGTAAGACCTGTCCAATGAGTTAATGCAACTCCAATGATAACTCCCGTAGCTCCTCCTCCCAGTCCGATAGAAATCATGATTATTAAAAGAAGATGCGGTATCGAAAGAGATAGGTCTACCAGCCAGGATACGAATGAATCTTCTACTTTTCCTATGCTTGAAAGTAAACCTAATATTACACTCAATACAGTACTGATCGTGGATGCAAAAGCTCCTATCACGATACTTAATCCCAATCCTCCCACAGTTCTTGTAAACATATCTCTTCCCATCCAGTCAGTTCCAAACGGATGTTCAAGAGAAGGAGCAAGGTTCTTTGA encodes:
- a CDS encoding ABC transporter ATP-binding protein; the protein is MLNKVEMNIERKKKGEALFKVKDISLSFVQYTSGLRQTELKVISNLSIEAYSGEILAVVGSSGSGKSLLAHAILGILPSNAKLYGEMDYKGKNLTQEKKEELRGKEIALIPQSVNYLDPLMRISNQVIGSVEEKSKELMKKTQRNIFHKYDLKADVDRMFPHELSGGMARRVLVSTALMNSSKLIIADEPTPGLDEKNLNETLSYFKDMANKGCAVILITHDIEAALRISDKIAIFYAGTILEVANIEDFKNEGKNLRHPYTRALWNALPQNKFQAIKGHQPMQDEIIEGCFFYERCSRKNELCSKGTPQLKNINEGLVRCNNAS
- a CDS encoding ABC transporter permease, translating into MSIAVVTMNKRSFIGMNLRQRTILLIGFMSLLLITIVISSLFIDSKSLSTNFGSKNLAPSLEHPFGTDWMGRDMFTRTVGGLGLSIVIGAFASTISTVLSVILGLLSSIGKVEDSFVSWLVDLSLSIPHLLLIIMISIGLGGGATGVIIGVALTHWTGLTRVVRAEIKQLKTQEYIHISRNFGKSKWWIAVKHFLPHLIPQFILGTILMFPHAILHEASVTFLGFGLSPHEPAIGIILSESMKYLSAGYWWLAFFPGVSLLIIVLAFDVIGENLAKLMDPKKAHE